One window of Branchiostoma lanceolatum isolate klBraLanc5 chromosome 6, klBraLanc5.hap2, whole genome shotgun sequence genomic DNA carries:
- the LOC136436774 gene encoding protein YIPF5-like isoform X4 gives MSGGYGQTADGFDQGFFQTNYAGYDDQNQNAGYDGGGQQQYVAYDNRGQQQYTPNQYPAGGYDYSQQQGGYPAQPNIFTPDTSSSYAGYTQTDGASPMAPGDPNSFEDEPPLLEGHNSFEDEPPLLEELGINFDHITQKTMTVLNPTKETDASILGDGDLAGPLVFCLMFGSCLLLGGKVQFGYIYGIGGIGCVSLWCLLNMMSLTGVSVWTVASILGYCLLPMVFLSGTSIILSLQGVLGQILATLSVGWCSMSASKLFVSALAMHDQQLLVAYPCALLYGVFALLTIF, from the exons ATGTCGGGAGGGTATGGACAGACCGCCGACGGGTTTGACCAGGGATTCTTCCAGACGAACTACGCCGGTTACGATGACCAGAACCAGAATGCAGGATACGATGGAGGCGGACAACAACAGTATGTAGCATATGACAACAGGGGACAGCAACAGTATACACCAAA TCAATACCCTGCTGGTGGATACGACTATTCCCAGCAGCAGGGAGGGTACCCTGCCCAGCCCaatatcttcaccccagacacATCCTCATCCTACGCCGGctacacacagacagacgggGCCTCACCCATGGCGCCAGGGGATCCCAACAGTTTCGAGGACGAACCACCGCTTTTGGAAG GCCACAACAGTTTTGAAGATGAACCACCGCTATTGGAAG AACTAGGAATCAACTTTGATCACATAACACAAAAG ACAATGACAGTTCTTAACCCTACAAAAGAAACGGATGCCTCAATACTGGGGGATGGGGACCTGGCTGGCCCTCTGGTGTTCTGTCTCATGTTTGGGTCCTGTCTCTTATTG GGAGGAAAGGTTCAATTTGGTTACATCTATGGTATCGGTGGGATCGGCTGTGTGTCGCTGTGGTGCCTGCTGAACATGATGAGTCTAACGGGGGTCAGTGTGTGGACTGTGGCCAGTATCTTAGGCTACTGTCTGCTGCCCATGGTCTTTCTGTCAGGAACTTCAATCATTCTTTCACTCCA GGGTGTCCTGGGCCAGATTTTAGCCACACTATCAGTGGGCTGGTGTAGCATGTCAGCCTCAAAGTTGTTTGTGTCAGCCCTCGCCATGCACGACCAGCAGCTGCTTGTAGCCTATCCCTGTGCCTTGCTGTACGGCGTCTTTGCCCTCCTGACCATTTTCTAA
- the LOC136436774 gene encoding protein YIPF5-like isoform X1 — MEVPIQDTSPIQDTSQPPDNSSGFPEGSQTPPSTTMSGGYGQTADGFDQGFFQTNYAGYDDQNQNAGYDGGGQQQYVAYDNRGQQQYTPNQYPAGGYDYSQQQGGYPAQPNIFTPDTSSSYAGYTQTDGASPMAPGDPNSFEDEPPLLEGHNSFEDEPPLLEELGINFDHITQKTMTVLNPTKETDASILGDGDLAGPLVFCLMFGSCLLLGGKVQFGYIYGIGGIGCVSLWCLLNMMSLTGVSVWTVASILGYCLLPMVFLSGTSIILSLQGVLGQILATLSVGWCSMSASKLFVSALAMHDQQLLVAYPCALLYGVFALLTIF, encoded by the exons atggaAGTCCCAATACAAGACACTTCCCCAATACAAGACACTTCCCAACCACCAGATAATTCCTCAGGGTTTCCTGAAGGAAGCCAGACACCACCCAG TACCACCATGTCGGGAGGGTATGGACAGACCGCCGACGGGTTTGACCAGGGATTCTTCCAGACGAACTACGCCGGTTACGATGACCAGAACCAGAATGCAGGATACGATGGAGGCGGACAACAACAGTATGTAGCATATGACAACAGGGGACAGCAACAGTATACACCAAA TCAATACCCTGCTGGTGGATACGACTATTCCCAGCAGCAGGGAGGGTACCCTGCCCAGCCCaatatcttcaccccagacacATCCTCATCCTACGCCGGctacacacagacagacgggGCCTCACCCATGGCGCCAGGGGATCCCAACAGTTTCGAGGACGAACCACCGCTTTTGGAAG GCCACAACAGTTTTGAAGATGAACCACCGCTATTGGAAG AACTAGGAATCAACTTTGATCACATAACACAAAAG ACAATGACAGTTCTTAACCCTACAAAAGAAACGGATGCCTCAATACTGGGGGATGGGGACCTGGCTGGCCCTCTGGTGTTCTGTCTCATGTTTGGGTCCTGTCTCTTATTG GGAGGAAAGGTTCAATTTGGTTACATCTATGGTATCGGTGGGATCGGCTGTGTGTCGCTGTGGTGCCTGCTGAACATGATGAGTCTAACGGGGGTCAGTGTGTGGACTGTGGCCAGTATCTTAGGCTACTGTCTGCTGCCCATGGTCTTTCTGTCAGGAACTTCAATCATTCTTTCACTCCA GGGTGTCCTGGGCCAGATTTTAGCCACACTATCAGTGGGCTGGTGTAGCATGTCAGCCTCAAAGTTGTTTGTGTCAGCCCTCGCCATGCACGACCAGCAGCTGCTTGTAGCCTATCCCTGTGCCTTGCTGTACGGCGTCTTTGCCCTCCTGACCATTTTCTAA
- the LOC136436774 gene encoding protein YIPF5-like isoform X2 gives MEVPIQDTSPIQDTSQPPDNSSGFPEGSQTPPSTTMSGGYGQTADGFDQGFFQTNYAGYDDQNQNAGYDGGGQQQYVAYDNRGQQQYTPNQYPAGGYDYSQQQGGYPAQPNIFTPDTSSSYAGYTQTDGASPMAPGDPNSFEDEPPLLEELGINFDHITQKTMTVLNPTKETDASILGDGDLAGPLVFCLMFGSCLLLGGKVQFGYIYGIGGIGCVSLWCLLNMMSLTGVSVWTVASILGYCLLPMVFLSGTSIILSLQGVLGQILATLSVGWCSMSASKLFVSALAMHDQQLLVAYPCALLYGVFALLTIF, from the exons atggaAGTCCCAATACAAGACACTTCCCCAATACAAGACACTTCCCAACCACCAGATAATTCCTCAGGGTTTCCTGAAGGAAGCCAGACACCACCCAG TACCACCATGTCGGGAGGGTATGGACAGACCGCCGACGGGTTTGACCAGGGATTCTTCCAGACGAACTACGCCGGTTACGATGACCAGAACCAGAATGCAGGATACGATGGAGGCGGACAACAACAGTATGTAGCATATGACAACAGGGGACAGCAACAGTATACACCAAA TCAATACCCTGCTGGTGGATACGACTATTCCCAGCAGCAGGGAGGGTACCCTGCCCAGCCCaatatcttcaccccagacacATCCTCATCCTACGCCGGctacacacagacagacgggGCCTCACCCATGGCGCCAGGGGATCCCAACAGTTTCGAGGACGAACCACCGCTTTTGGAAG AACTAGGAATCAACTTTGATCACATAACACAAAAG ACAATGACAGTTCTTAACCCTACAAAAGAAACGGATGCCTCAATACTGGGGGATGGGGACCTGGCTGGCCCTCTGGTGTTCTGTCTCATGTTTGGGTCCTGTCTCTTATTG GGAGGAAAGGTTCAATTTGGTTACATCTATGGTATCGGTGGGATCGGCTGTGTGTCGCTGTGGTGCCTGCTGAACATGATGAGTCTAACGGGGGTCAGTGTGTGGACTGTGGCCAGTATCTTAGGCTACTGTCTGCTGCCCATGGTCTTTCTGTCAGGAACTTCAATCATTCTTTCACTCCA GGGTGTCCTGGGCCAGATTTTAGCCACACTATCAGTGGGCTGGTGTAGCATGTCAGCCTCAAAGTTGTTTGTGTCAGCCCTCGCCATGCACGACCAGCAGCTGCTTGTAGCCTATCCCTGTGCCTTGCTGTACGGCGTCTTTGCCCTCCTGACCATTTTCTAA
- the LOC136436774 gene encoding protein YIPF5-like isoform X5, producing the protein MSGGYGQTADGFDQGFFQTNYAGYDDQNQNAGYDGGGQQQYVAYDNRGQQQYTPNQYPAGGYDYSQQQGGYPAQPNIFTPDTSSSYAGYTQTDGASPMAPGDPNSFEDEPPLLEELGINFDHITQKTMTVLNPTKETDASILGDGDLAGPLVFCLMFGSCLLLGGKVQFGYIYGIGGIGCVSLWCLLNMMSLTGVSVWTVASILGYCLLPMVFLSGTSIILSLQGVLGQILATLSVGWCSMSASKLFVSALAMHDQQLLVAYPCALLYGVFALLTIF; encoded by the exons ATGTCGGGAGGGTATGGACAGACCGCCGACGGGTTTGACCAGGGATTCTTCCAGACGAACTACGCCGGTTACGATGACCAGAACCAGAATGCAGGATACGATGGAGGCGGACAACAACAGTATGTAGCATATGACAACAGGGGACAGCAACAGTATACACCAAA TCAATACCCTGCTGGTGGATACGACTATTCCCAGCAGCAGGGAGGGTACCCTGCCCAGCCCaatatcttcaccccagacacATCCTCATCCTACGCCGGctacacacagacagacgggGCCTCACCCATGGCGCCAGGGGATCCCAACAGTTTCGAGGACGAACCACCGCTTTTGGAAG AACTAGGAATCAACTTTGATCACATAACACAAAAG ACAATGACAGTTCTTAACCCTACAAAAGAAACGGATGCCTCAATACTGGGGGATGGGGACCTGGCTGGCCCTCTGGTGTTCTGTCTCATGTTTGGGTCCTGTCTCTTATTG GGAGGAAAGGTTCAATTTGGTTACATCTATGGTATCGGTGGGATCGGCTGTGTGTCGCTGTGGTGCCTGCTGAACATGATGAGTCTAACGGGGGTCAGTGTGTGGACTGTGGCCAGTATCTTAGGCTACTGTCTGCTGCCCATGGTCTTTCTGTCAGGAACTTCAATCATTCTTTCACTCCA GGGTGTCCTGGGCCAGATTTTAGCCACACTATCAGTGGGCTGGTGTAGCATGTCAGCCTCAAAGTTGTTTGTGTCAGCCCTCGCCATGCACGACCAGCAGCTGCTTGTAGCCTATCCCTGTGCCTTGCTGTACGGCGTCTTTGCCCTCCTGACCATTTTCTAA
- the LOC136436774 gene encoding protein YIPF5-like isoform X3, which yields MEVPIQDTSPIQDTSQPPDNSSGFPEGSQTPPSTTMSGGYGQTADGFDQGFFQTNYAGYDDQNQNAGYDGGGQQHQYPAGGYDYSQQQGGYPAQPNIFTPDTSSSYAGYTQTDGASPMAPGDPNSFEDEPPLLEGHNSFEDEPPLLEELGINFDHITQKTMTVLNPTKETDASILGDGDLAGPLVFCLMFGSCLLLGGKVQFGYIYGIGGIGCVSLWCLLNMMSLTGVSVWTVASILGYCLLPMVFLSGTSIILSLQGVLGQILATLSVGWCSMSASKLFVSALAMHDQQLLVAYPCALLYGVFALLTIF from the exons atggaAGTCCCAATACAAGACACTTCCCCAATACAAGACACTTCCCAACCACCAGATAATTCCTCAGGGTTTCCTGAAGGAAGCCAGACACCACCCAG TACCACCATGTCGGGAGGGTATGGACAGACCGCCGACGGGTTTGACCAGGGATTCTTCCAGACGAACTACGCCGGTTACGATGACCAGAACCAGAATGCAGGATACGATGGAGGCGGACAACAACA TCAATACCCTGCTGGTGGATACGACTATTCCCAGCAGCAGGGAGGGTACCCTGCCCAGCCCaatatcttcaccccagacacATCCTCATCCTACGCCGGctacacacagacagacgggGCCTCACCCATGGCGCCAGGGGATCCCAACAGTTTCGAGGACGAACCACCGCTTTTGGAAG GCCACAACAGTTTTGAAGATGAACCACCGCTATTGGAAG AACTAGGAATCAACTTTGATCACATAACACAAAAG ACAATGACAGTTCTTAACCCTACAAAAGAAACGGATGCCTCAATACTGGGGGATGGGGACCTGGCTGGCCCTCTGGTGTTCTGTCTCATGTTTGGGTCCTGTCTCTTATTG GGAGGAAAGGTTCAATTTGGTTACATCTATGGTATCGGTGGGATCGGCTGTGTGTCGCTGTGGTGCCTGCTGAACATGATGAGTCTAACGGGGGTCAGTGTGTGGACTGTGGCCAGTATCTTAGGCTACTGTCTGCTGCCCATGGTCTTTCTGTCAGGAACTTCAATCATTCTTTCACTCCA GGGTGTCCTGGGCCAGATTTTAGCCACACTATCAGTGGGCTGGTGTAGCATGTCAGCCTCAAAGTTGTTTGTGTCAGCCCTCGCCATGCACGACCAGCAGCTGCTTGTAGCCTATCCCTGTGCCTTGCTGTACGGCGTCTTTGCCCTCCTGACCATTTTCTAA
- the LOC136436774 gene encoding protein YIPF5-like isoform X6 has protein sequence MSGGYGQTADGFDQGFFQTNYAGYDDQNQNAGYDGGGQQHQYPAGGYDYSQQQGGYPAQPNIFTPDTSSSYAGYTQTDGASPMAPGDPNSFEDEPPLLEELGINFDHITQKTMTVLNPTKETDASILGDGDLAGPLVFCLMFGSCLLLGGKVQFGYIYGIGGIGCVSLWCLLNMMSLTGVSVWTVASILGYCLLPMVFLSGTSIILSLQGVLGQILATLSVGWCSMSASKLFVSALAMHDQQLLVAYPCALLYGVFALLTIF, from the exons ATGTCGGGAGGGTATGGACAGACCGCCGACGGGTTTGACCAGGGATTCTTCCAGACGAACTACGCCGGTTACGATGACCAGAACCAGAATGCAGGATACGATGGAGGCGGACAACAACA TCAATACCCTGCTGGTGGATACGACTATTCCCAGCAGCAGGGAGGGTACCCTGCCCAGCCCaatatcttcaccccagacacATCCTCATCCTACGCCGGctacacacagacagacgggGCCTCACCCATGGCGCCAGGGGATCCCAACAGTTTCGAGGACGAACCACCGCTTTTGGAAG AACTAGGAATCAACTTTGATCACATAACACAAAAG ACAATGACAGTTCTTAACCCTACAAAAGAAACGGATGCCTCAATACTGGGGGATGGGGACCTGGCTGGCCCTCTGGTGTTCTGTCTCATGTTTGGGTCCTGTCTCTTATTG GGAGGAAAGGTTCAATTTGGTTACATCTATGGTATCGGTGGGATCGGCTGTGTGTCGCTGTGGTGCCTGCTGAACATGATGAGTCTAACGGGGGTCAGTGTGTGGACTGTGGCCAGTATCTTAGGCTACTGTCTGCTGCCCATGGTCTTTCTGTCAGGAACTTCAATCATTCTTTCACTCCA GGGTGTCCTGGGCCAGATTTTAGCCACACTATCAGTGGGCTGGTGTAGCATGTCAGCCTCAAAGTTGTTTGTGTCAGCCCTCGCCATGCACGACCAGCAGCTGCTTGTAGCCTATCCCTGTGCCTTGCTGTACGGCGTCTTTGCCCTCCTGACCATTTTCTAA
- the LOC136436772 gene encoding beta-sarcoglycan-like: protein MTTPQDSPKFAQSGRRKNLASLEEDQNQRGISLVLARLPVIYPQFCAIIARKMSGMESDGGSFHRGGGSRLSMRQKSMERKRVNKEHNSNFRAGYVPIDEDRLHKTGIRGRKLTLGIILIVILFILVIINFILTVLLLHVLVIDHNGMETLDFMDDGTLRFKYGGDMGNVKPLDSKIGGFGNQDFELTGDNQPVVAQNRITDQIRGSSVQVEPGKTTIKGDHGLDIVNPKTNQTIFTTDYDSEEFRMPDGVDNLNVRRAQTFRVASPINSDLRVSTRKNAIFRGNEGVNILGRTVNFNFRDDLMLETLRNESVVRGSAFVKAGGGLYINNTRLPRSSPDPLSVIDRGTTTYKICVCTPSGKLFRVPITRAGQGCHTVNENINPCL, encoded by the exons ATGACAACTCCTCAAGACAGTCCGAAATTCGCCCAATCTGGGAGAAGAAAAAACTTGGCTTCCTTGGAAGAAGATCAGAACCAACGTGGCATCTCGCTCGTTCTCGCGAGACTTCCTGTCATCTACCCACAGTTCTGTGCGATAATTGCAAGAAAAATGTCGGGAATGGAG TCTGATGGTGGCAGTTTCCACAGAGGCGGGGGCAGCCGACTGTCCATGCGCCAAAAGTCCATGGAGCGAAAGCGTGTGAACAAGGAGCACAACAGTAACTTCAGGGCTGGGTACGTCCCCATAGACGAGGACAGGCTACACAAGACGGGCATCAGAGGGAGGAAACTGACTCTGGGGATTATCCTCATTGTCATCCTCTTCATCCTGGTTATCATCAACTTTATT CTGACTGTCCTGCTACTCCATGTCCTGGTGATTGACCACAATGGCATGGAAACTCTGGACTTCATGGACGACGGGACCCTCAGGTTCAAGTACGGAGGGGACATGGGCAATGTCAAGCCACTTGACAGCAAGATTGGTGGCTTTGGAAACCAGGACTTTGAACTTACAGGAGACAACCAACCG GTCGTTGCTCAGAACAGGATCACAGATCAGATCAGAGGCAGTTCGG TTCAAGTGGAACCAGGCAAGACTACCATCAAAGGAGATCATGGCCTTGACATTGTTAACCCTAAGACCAACCAGACTATCTTCACCACTGACTATGACAGTGAGGAGTTCAGGATGCCAGATGGGGTGGACAATCTGAACGTCAGGAGGGCACAGACATTTAGG GTGGCCAGTCCAATCAACAGTGACCTACGTGTGAGCACGAGAAAGAACGCCATCTTCCGAGGCAACGAAGGGGTCAACATCCTTGGCAGGACAGTGAACTTCAACTTCAGAGATGATCTCATGCTTGAAACACTTCGA AATGAATCTGTTGTAAGAGGCAGTGCCTTTGTGAAAGCCGGCGGGGGACTTTATATCAACAACACACGACTGCCGCGTAGCAGTCCCGATCCATTGTCAGTTATCGACCGAGGCACCACCACCTACAAGATATGTGTGTGCACGCCGTCGGGTAAACTCTTCCGTGTCCCTATAACAAGGGCAGGGCAAGGCTGCCACACTGTCAATGAAAACATAAACCCTTGCCTGTAG
- the LOC136436770 gene encoding cyclin-A2-like, with protein MSQALGSFSTTLGEENRQANARRLKREDNQSRPIAPQANKRVALGVLNQNASRQRVQPHRAAKQNCGPLSTSGCGQTGSVGCGQAGKPTTGFFVPPGASTQFSIHVDHQADSERSKEPQVSSTVTTLGTERNRQAISIYGRTEEIIDSSTDSPMVLDTSLDSSDDNQSVIEDIDAHGDSVLEVAEYATEIFQYLREAELRHRPKPGYMKKQPDITNSMRCILVDWLVEVAEEYKLHNETLYLAVSYIDRFLSSMSVLRSKLQLVGTAAMFLASKYEEIYPPDVGEFVYITDDTYTKKQVLRMEHLILKVLSFDVAVPTINCFQKRFLQAAKVNSKTESLAMYLAELTQQEGETFLKYVPSTIAAASLCLAQHTLNMQPWTPTLMHYSGYTLADLLPCVQDMHRSFQAAPSSQQQAVREKYRSPKYHGVSTIQAPATTPTA; from the exons ATGTCACAGGCACTCGGTAGCTTTTCAACCACGCTAGGAGAGGAAAACAGACAAGCCAACGCAAGGAGATTGAAGAGGGAGGATAACCAGAGCCGGCCCATTGCTCCACAGGCCAACAAGCGTGTGGCTCTCGGAGTTCTCAACCAAAATGCCAGCCGGCAACGAGTCCAACCGCACCGCGCTGCAAAACAG AACTGCGGTCCCTTATCGACTTCTGGGTGCGGCCAGACCGGGAGCGTCGGTTGCGGCCAGGCGGGAAAGCCCACCACTGGGTTCTTTGTCCCGCCCGGCGCTTCTACTCAGTTCTCCATCCATGTCGACCATCAGGCAGACTCAGAACGGTCCAAAGAACCTCAGGTTTCATCCACAGTCACAACACTCGGCACTGAGAGGAATAGACAAGCCATCAGCATCTATGGCCGCACGGAAGAAATTATCGATAGCAGCACAG ATTCTCCTATGGTGCTGGACACCTCATTGGACTCATCAGATGACAACCAGTCAGTAATAGAGGACATTGACGCCCATGGAGACAGTGTGTTGGAGGTTGCTGAATATGCAACAGAAATCTTTCAGTATCTCCGGGAAGCTGAG CTAAGACATAGACCCAAGCCTGGCTACATGAAGAAGCAGCCCGACATCACCAACTCCATGCGGTGTATCCTGGTGGACTGGCTGGTCGAGGTGGCCGAGGAGTACAAACTGCACAACGAGACTCTGTACCTGGCTGTGTCGTACATCGACCGCTTCCTGTCCTCCATGTCCGTCCTGCGCAGCAAGTTGCAGCTGGTTGGGACAGCAGCCATGTTCCTAGCATC GAAGTATGAAGAGATCTACCCTCCAGATGTTGGAGAGTTTGTCTACATCACAGATGACACCTACACGAAAAAGCAG gttCTGAGGATGGAGCACCTGATACTGAAGGTCCTGTCGTTTGACGTGGCCGTGCCAACTATCAACTGTTTCCAGAAGCGGTTCCTGCAGGCTGCCAAGGTCAACTCCAAGACAGAAAGCCTGGCCATG TACCTGGCAGAGCTGACTCAACAGGAGGGGGAGACATTCCTGAAGTACGTCCCCTCCACCATCGCTGCTGCCTCACTCTGTCTGGCACAGCACACGCTCAACATGCAGCCATGG ACGCCAACCTTGATGCACTACTCGGGCTACACGCTGGCGGACCTTCTCCCGTGTGTGCAGGACATGCACCGAAGTTTCCAGGCTGCCCCGTCCTCACAGCAGCAGGCAGTCAGGGAGAAGTATAGGAGTCCCAA atacCACGGTGTGTCTACCATCCAGGCACCGGCGACCACTCCTACAGCATAA